Sequence from the Pyrobaculum neutrophilum V24Sta genome:
GGTTTTTGAGGCCCGAAAGCGCGTGTTCGTAGAGCGGCTCGAGAGAGAGGCCCTCCAGGAGAGGGTAGACGGCGATATCCTCCCCCTCCTCCGCCTCCTGAACCGGCACCCTGCCATATACACTACTTCCAGCTGTAGCGGGAGGATAATGGTGGCAGAGGCGGTGAGGCCGAGCTACAGCAAGGGCAGGGGGTTCAGGCCGGTGGCTAAGTGGCACCACCCGGCGCCGCCCGACCTGGTGAGGGCGGCCGCCGACCAGGTGGACAATGCGTGGCTAATGGTGAGGGGGGCGATTCTACATCTGGCGGCCGCAGACGCCAAGACGGCATACCGGCTGGTTGAGGTGGGTAGGGAGACGGGGCATAAACACAGCGGCATAATCGCGATAAACAGAGGCGGCATCTTCGTCGAGATACTGGGCGAGGAGCGGCTGGACATACCGCTGAAGAGAGGCGGCATCTACGTCTCAGATCTAGAGACGGCGGTGGACATGGCAAACAAAACCCTGGTGCTGGCGAAGCTGAGGCTGTACTGGCTGGCGGCCCGCCTAGAGGCGGAGCTCTTCGGCCTAGAGACGCCGGAGAGCGACGAGATCAGGAGAGCCATCCGCCGGGCGGCAAACTGCCTCGGATAACCGCGCTCCCCGCCCTGAAGGGCGGGGTTTCCCGGGGTCTCGGCCGTTGCCCGGGGTTGGTGAGCCGCGTCGGTGCGGGTATCGGGGGGTGTCCCCCCTCTCCGCCGGGGCTATCTGCCGTCGACCCGCCGTATGGAATGTACTGCTGAGCCCTTCTCAGCCCTCTTCACCGCTCCCATGGAAATAGCTTAAATCTATCCCCGCCCTAGAGGGCGGGGCTTTCGGTTGTAACGGCGCTACGCAAAATTTTTTAAAATGGATAAACGCCGTACACATGGCGAGGGCAAAGTCGGCAACTTCCCTTTCGGACCCGAGGAGGGCCGAACTACTGAAGTTAATCGAGGAAAACGGCCCTCTAACCCAGGGCCAGATCGCGAAGGCGATGGGCATGACGTGGGGGCAGGTTCAGTGGCACCTCTACGTCCTAGAGAGGGATAGGAAGGTTAGGAGGGTGGTAAAAGACGGCGTAACATACTACGTCTCGGCTAACGCTCCTGTCGAGCTCCTAGAATAAGCGTGTCGTAGACAAGAGGCTTGTTGACGAACTTTATCACGAGGGTGGCGTTGCCTCCCCCCTGTAGCGTCGCCGGCGTCACTTCAACGTCGGGAGGAGCCGCAATGCGGTAGAGGCCCGGCGGCACGGTTATGTTTACGACGTAGGGCACGTCGGTGGGGATGAGGTTCAAGAAGCCTCGGGTCAGCGCCGTCCTGTTAAATGCCCCCTTTATCTCTATCCTCTTTATGCATGCCACGTAGACTACCTTCTCTATCGGGTACCTCCGGCCCAGGTACTCCACGGCGTTTATCTGGAGGGGGACGCTACTCACAAGCTCTAGGTAGACGTTTACAACCCCCGTGCGGTTGAGTTCGGCTTGGTTATACGGCATGAAGTAGTATCTGTTGAGGGGGAGTAGCGCCGCGGTGGTTAGGTCGTAGGTGGCGTTGGCGGAGACCGCTTTGAAGACGTATACGCTGACGGGGTCCTCCAGCCTCTTCCTATCCACCGTGATGTTGAAGTAGTATATGTACTGGGGGCCTATGCCTGCGCAACGTGTGACATTTGGCGTCGATATGTAGAGGGCCACGTGGAGGATCCTGGTTGCTTCTGTGGTTGCGGCCGACGTGGTGGTTGGGGGCGGCGTGGTGGCCGTCGGCGTGGCGGCGGGGGTCGTGGGGGGGACTGTGGTTGGGGCGGGTTTGGGCGCCGTTGTGTGTATGTAGAGGACGTAGGCGAGGGAGGCCGCCGCGGCGGCTAGTAGGGCGGCGGCGATAGCTATGGCGTAGTTGGCTACCGACGTCATAGAGATCTGTTGACGTGGTCCAGGAGCCTTCTAAGCTCTTCTAGGTCTGCGGCTCCTCCCCCGTCTAAGGAGTTCATGTTTAACGTCAGGGGGGTGACGGCTATGTTGCCCTCCTTGAGAACCACGTAGACGTCTGTGTCAGGCTCTGGGTCGAGGTTTACGCCGTAGAGCCAGTAGTAGGCGGAGCCCCTTGGGTCCACCCTCCTCTCCACCTGCTGGGCGTATCTCAGCTTCGCCGCCTTTACAAGCTTGGCTTTGACCCCCTTCTTCAGCCTCCGCGGGAAGTTGACGCTTATTACGTCTACGCCCTTCGGCATCCCCCGCCTCGTCACGTACTCCGCCGTGGCGTACACCGCCGACTCCATCAGCGAGAGCGCCTCCCCGTCGTTGAGGACGTCGCCCCAGCTGTCGACGTATGCGGAATACGCCACGGCGGGTATGCCCAGGAGCGCCGCTTGGAAGGCCGCGCCCAGGGTGCCGGAGGAGAGTATCACCTGGAGGGAGGTGTTGTCGCCCAGGTTTATCCCCGAGAGCACCAGGTCGTAGCTTCTCCCCAGGCCGTAGGTGGCTAGGTATATCGTGTCGGAGGGCGTGCCCGAGGTGGCGTAGGCCTTAAAGCCGCAGAGGTCCACCTCGTACATCCGGAGGGGCTTGTGGAGAGTGATGCCTAGGCCCACCGCCGACTTGGGCGACTCAGGCGCCACCACGTCCACAGGCCCGAGCCTCGAGGCGAACCTGTGGAGGAGGCGGAGGCCTGGGCTGTGCACCCCGTCGTCGTTGGTGACCAGAATCACAGAGGATAGTTTTCAAACCTATATATTGGTTAAATAAGCTGTAGCTCGATCTTGACGGTGTCTGGCACCCTGATCGTCATGAGCCTCCTCAGAACCCTCTCGGAGGCCTCTATGTCGATTAGGCGTTTCGAGATCCTCATCTCCCAGTGGTCGAAGGTGTGGTAGCCCTGGCCAGAGGGGGCTCTTCTCACGGTCACCATAAGACGCCGGGTGGGGAGGGGTATCGGGCCCCTCACCTGGACGCCCATCTTCTTGGCGAGATCGACGATCTCCCTCGCCACCTGATCCACGTCGGTTGGGTTTGTGCCGTAGAGCCTTATCCTCACCTTTCTCCTAGAGGCAAGAGACATGTGGCACCACTGTAAAGGGGGTATTTAAACTTGACTAGGGAGAGCCGGGCAGGGCCCCGCGCTGGGGCGGGGCGCCGAGGTCATTAACTATTTAAAGGCATCGCGGGGGTTTAGGCCATGAGTTTCAACAGGCCGCCTAACGGCGTCTACTACATCAAGACGCCCGTGGAGATGAGGGCGTTTATCAACCTGCTGAAGAAGTTCAGGGGCTACGCAACTACCTTGATCACCCTCTACATAAACTCGGAGAGGCCTATCCCCGACGTGTTGAACCTGCTGAGGTCTGAGTGGTCCACCGCCTCCAACATCAAGGACAAGACCACCAGGACCCACGTCCAGGACACACTGGAGCGTATAATAAACAACCTTAAGGGCGAGGCGAAGGCTCCCGAGAACGGGATGGCCGTCTTCGCCGGGTTCCACATGATAAACCAGGGCAACTACGAGTGGGTTTACTACGTCGTTGTGCCTCCCCAGCCCATATACACCTTCAAGTACATATGCGACACCGCCTTCCACACCGAGATACTGGAGGATCAGATGCACGCCGGCGTTGTATACGGCATCGTCGTCGTCGAGAGGGGGGAGGCCGTCATCGCGCTACTGAAGGGGGGACAGTGGGAGGTGGTGAAGACCGTGGAGTTCTTCGTGCCGAGTAAACACCACGCCGGCGGCCAGTCGGCGAACCGCTTCAAGCGGCAGACTGAGCATCTGGCGGAGACCTTCTACAAGGTGCTGGCGGAGGAGGTAAACAAGATCTTCCTCCAGATACCGACGCTGAAGGGCATCATAGTGGGGGGTCCGGGCCCCACCAAGGAGGACTTCCTAGAGGAGGGGGGTCTCGACTACAGGCTTAAGGATAAGGTCTTGGCGGTGGTGCCGGCCTGTTGCGCCAACGAATACGGGGTTGTGGAGGCGATAAAAAACGCCCAGGAGCAGCTCAAGGAGAGCGAGTACGTCCACGCCAAGGAGGTCATGGAGAAGGTGATGTACTACGCGGTGAGGAAGAGCGACTACATGGTATACGGAAAGGAGAGGGCGCTCAAGGCCCTGGAGATGGGGATGGCCGAGACCATAGTCGTGGCCGAGGAGCTCGGCGAAGACGCCGTACTTGAGGTGGTGATGAAGGCCGAGGAGAAGGGGGTCAAGGTGGAGGTCGTCCCAAAGGGCGTCGAGGAGTCTAAAACGCTGATGCAGGCCTTCGGCGGATACGTCGCGCTCCTCTCCACCCCAGTGTGGGTGCTGGAGCAACAGATCCAGGCAGAGGCCGCTTAAGCGAGCTAGGCCGAACCCGCCCGGCCAGCCCCCTACAGCTGTATCACCACGTCGGCCACCTCCTCGAACTCTCCCAGGTGCGATGTGACGACTACAGTCGGCACGACGGAGGTGAGGTCTCTCACCAGCTCCACGATCTTCCTCCTGTGTTCCTCGTCGAGGTGCTCAGTCGGCTCGTCAAACATCATGAAGGGGGCACCGCCGAGGAGAGCTCTGGCGAGCGCCACGCGTAGGGAGAGGGCGAGGAGGTTCTGCTCACCCAGCGAGAGGAGCCTGTGGTCTATTGGGCCGGAGGGGGTGCTCACCTTGAGGACGTACCTCCCGTCTACCTCTGCCAGGTGGGCGGATTTAAAGGACTCCTTGTGCCTCAGCTTTAGAAACACGGCGTTGAGCTCCTCGTTTATGGCCTTCGTCAGTATCTGCCTGGCGAGGGGCTTCAGCTCCCCCAACACGGACCTGATGTTTCTAGCCGCGCCGAGCCCACGCTCCAGCTTCTCCGCCTCGGTGCGGGCCTTCGCCAGCTCCGCCTCCACAGCCGCCAGCTCCCCCCGGGCCTCCTCCAGCTGACGCCTGAGCTCCAACGCCAGCGACTTAGCCCTTAGGTACTCCTCGTGTCTAGCCCTAAGCACCGCGTACTCCTCCTCAGCCTTCTTGACCTCCGCCTCTAGTGTCTTAAGCTCCGCCTCCACAGCCGCCAGCCTCCCGTTGGCCTCCGCTATCTTCCTCTCGGCCTCGGCCTTCCTAGCCCTAAGCTCGGCCAGCCGCCTCTCCGCCTCCCCCCTCCTGGACACAAGCGCTGAGAGGTAGGCCCTCCTCCTCTCCACCTCCCTCTTCCTCTGGTAGAGCGCTTCCAGCTCCGCCAGCCTCCTCCTTGCCGCTTGGACATCCACGGAGAGGTACTGGGCGTATGTCCTGTATGTTCTGTCCAGCGCCTCCAGCCTCTTGATCTCGGCTTGAAGCTGCTCGATCTGCCTAGAGAGCCGCTCCTCCTCCTTCTCCAGCCCCAGCGCCTCCAGCTCGTGCCTCTGAACGGCCTCCCGCGTCAGAGGAGCCCCGCAGACGGGGCACCTCCCGCCCTCCGACATCTTGGCAACCCTCAACACGTCCCTCAGTAGCTCAAGCCTGGACCTCACCTCCGCGTGCTTCCTAGCCGCCTCCTCGTAGCGCCTCCTCGCCTCCTCCAGAGCCCTCGGGTCGTAGCTCCTCACCTCAGGCGGGACCCTCTCGGCGGTGGCCAGAAGCTGCCGAAGCTGGTGGTACTCCCCCTCCACATCGCCCACCTCGGGGAGTGACTTAAGCTCCTCCTCCGCCTTCCTCACCTCCTCCAGCTCCCGCTCCAGCTGCTCCAGATCCCTCTCCAGCTCAAGGGCGGCGCGCGCCCCGTCCTCCAGAGCCTTCTCAAGGGACTCCCTCTCCTTGCTAAGCGATATGTAGCGCTCCCTAAGGGCGAGGTACCTCCTCTCCGCCTCCACGAACCTCGCCTCGTCGGCCTCAAGCCTAGCCAACGCCTCCTCCGCCTCGGAAAGCCTCCTAGAGAGCGCCTCTATCCGCGACCTCAGCTGGGGGGCCCTTCTCTCGAGCTCCTCCGCCCTCCCCCCCACCCTCTCCCTCTTCGCCTTGAGTTCGTTGTAGGCCTCCCGCACCAGCTCGTCCACTTTGTCGAACTCATCTAGGCGGAGAACCCTATCTATATACTCGGGCTCCTCCAATATGAGCCTCAGCTCCCCCTGCCTAATGTATAGAAGGTGTCTAAACTCCTCAACGCCGATGCCCAGCTTAGTGGCCACAGCAGCCGTGACGTCCGCGTCCCCCCTGGCGACCGTCGACCCGTCGATGGAGAGATAGGTGCCCGAGTGGGAGCTCCCCCCCTCGCCGAACCGCCTAACGACCACCACCTCCCGCCCCATGTGGCTTAGGTGTAGCTTGACCTCCCCGGCGGCCGCCCCCCTCCTGAGGTAGTCGGCCCACCTGCCCCCCGTCCTCCTCACCCACTGGGAGCCGAACAAGGCCACGGCCACGGCCTCCATGAGGGAGGTTTTTCCAGACCCGTTGGGGCCGTATATGAAGTTCACCCCCTCCCCCAGCTTGAAGACGGCCTTCGCGTGGGCCTTGAAGTTGTACAGCTCTATCCTCCTAATCATAAAGCGCCTTGAGGATGAGCTTGTACGCCGCCTCCTTCTCCCCCTCTCTAAGGAGCTCCATAGCCCTGAGCACCACCTCGGCGTGTTGCCCAAGCTTCTCCCTCATCAGCCGCCACAGCTCCTCCATGGCGGACCCCCTTAGAGACACGGCCCTCTGCGGGGCGGCGGTTCTGTCAACAACGTCGACGTAGAGGGCTTTTGTAAACAAGGTAGCCATCTGCCTAGGCCTTAGAGCCTCCTCCAACGTACCCCACACCTCGACTCTAACCACCGCCCCCGGTTTGTCAAAAAGCTTCGCCGCCTCCTCCGCAGCCCCGTAGGCCTCCCTCCTCTCCCTGACATAGAGCCTGACCCTGTACAGAGGCCTCCCAGGGGGGATGGGGATAGCTCTGAGGGAGACCGCCCTACCGGCTACGTCTATTAAGACAGCGCCTTTCTCAGCTCTGTCCTGCGCCTTCTCAAAGCCCCCTCTGTAGTCCCAGGTCTCGAACTCCCCGACGTCCCAGACCTCAAGCGACCCCGCCCACACGGCGCCTACCGGATGCCTCGCCAGATGGTCGTGTATGTGGCCAGCGGCGATGTGTACATACGGCAGGCCTTGGAAAACCTCCTGGGGCATGGTGTATTCGTCGTCTTCGGCGGGGTACCTGGCCTTGACCCCCTCCACCGCCTGATGTATGGCGAGGACAGCCCCCGGCGGCATCCTCTGGAGAGCCCGGCGGTACTCCGCCGCGTAGTCCCTAGGCGTTGCGCATGCCCCAAATATGTGAACGCCCCCGGCGTCTACGGACTCCCAACAGAGGAGCTTCGCCAGCCTCAGCCTATCTAGAAGCCTCAGCGCCGTGTCGTAGAGGCACTCCGCCGGCCGCGGACACCTCTCCGCCTCAGCCCTATACCGGACGTAGCTGAAGTCGTGGTTTCCCCCGATTAGGTAGACAGGCGCGCCCGCCGCCTCCACGGCCTCCACAAACTTCACGAGCGCCCTCGTGGAGGGCCTCTTGAGGTCGAAGAGGTCGCCCGTTATCAAGACGGCGTCTGCCCCCCTCCCCCTCCTCAGCGCCTCCTCAAACGCTCTGAAGTAGTCCTCCTCCCTCTCCGGGAGGTGGTACTGGGCTCTGCCGAGGTGCGCATCCGAGATGTGTAGGAGCTTCATACCACCTCCAGCGCCTCCTCCAGCGCCTTGTAAACATGGTGGCACGGCTTGCCGACTCCGCAGACGGTGCAGGCGGGCCTCCCGTCTTCAATATAGACCGCCACCTCCCTGTCTCCATCCTGGAGGAGAACGCCGACGCGGCCGCCCTCCTTCCACTTGCGCAGTAGCTTAAGCCGCGAGGCGGCCATCATCACGCTGGGCGGCGGCGCCGCGTTGTATAACCTCCTCCAGTGTTGTACGACATCTGCCGTTTTGTCCCTCCTCCAAGCGCTCGCCAGATCTATGTCGGCGCCGCCGTAGTCGAGCACCCTGTCGCGTACCTTCACCACCACGGGCAACTTCGCCAGAGGCCCCAGCACCACGGCCTCCCCAACGTCTAGCCCCGGCAGGTTTTCGAGGAACTCCTGGGCTAGAAGCTCGCTGCTCTCACGGACAGCCTCCTGGTCCTTGGGGTTGACGATGCGCATTATCACCTGGCTCTGGCACTGGCTGATGACGTCTGGGTCGACCTTGCTGGGCCTCTGGCTGACGATGACTAGGTAGACGCCGAACTTCCTGCCCTCGGAGGCGACCCGGGAGAGCGCCTCGTAGGAGCGGGTCTTCCTAAGCGTTTTGGGGGGCGCGAACCGGTGGGCCTCCTCCACCAGAAGCACGACTGGCCAAGGTATCTTCAGCCCCTTCAGCGACCTCACGTGCCTCACCCTTGCCTGAAATATCCTGTTGACTATGTGGGATACGACGTAGTCCTGAACCTCCTCGTTTACCCCCGCCAGGTTTATGATGGTGATGTCGGCGAGCATCTTCGACAGGGGGGTGGACCTGGAGGAGAACACCCCCAGCCTCTGTAGCTTCTTGAGGTACGTCAAGGCGCTGAACACGGCGTGGCGATCCTTCTTCGCAATCTGCCGGAGGTCCTCCATGGGGAAATCGCCCTCTATCTTGTACTGCTGAAACAGCTTGTTGAGGGCGTTTTCCCCCCTCAGCGCTGTGTGCAACACCATGCGTAGGAAGGAGAGGCCGACGGGCTTCCCCGTGGCCTTCCTCACCTTCCTGGCGTAGGACCACGCGAGGTATATCGCGTAGCGGATCTTCTTGGCTCCGGGGGGCACCCCCGCGGCGTTGGCCAAAGCCTCAGGTTCGCCGTCTAACACGCCGATCTTGTACATAAGGTCGCCGGAGTGGTGCCTAGACACCTTCACGACGGTTGCGCTGTAGGGCCCCAGCTTGTATATCGAGTCCTTGATGGGCACGTACTCCCCGTGGGGGTCCACCACCACGATCTTGGCCCCCTTCTTCAGAAGCTCCTCGATTAAGACCACCGAGAACCACGTCTTCCCGCTGCCCGTGGCCGCGATGATGGCCACGTGCCGCTTGACGCCGTTTAGGTCGAGGCAGACCTCCAGATCCCGGCTCGCCAGCCTCCCAACGCAGAGCCCGTTCTCCACCTTGAACAGCTCCTCTATCTCGCCGTTTTCGGCCAGGTAGACCGGGGCGCCTATCCTCGGCGGGTGTTTAGGCTGCCTAAGCTCGCCCCCGTTGACGTAGCCCAGCACCTTCACCTTCGCGATCTGGACCTCCAGTATGTTGTCGGACACCTCCCTCATCACGCTGTAGAGGGGGAGGTCCCTCTTGGCGGAGTAGGGGTCTCTATACAGCTTCACGATCTGGCCAAGCAACCTCACGTTTGCGTAGTCTCCGCCCGCCGCGTCGTACTCCACGTGGTCAACGGCGACGTAGTCGTAGAGGCTGACCGGCCTCTCCGGGTCGAGGGTCGCGACGAACTCGAAGGGCGTGGCCGCGGCGACGACGTAGCCAACCCTCATAGGCCCCACGCCAGCTTCACCCTCCTGGCCACCCCCACCTCCTCGGCCATCTTCTTAAGATACACCGCGTATTCCGAAAGCTGGCTGGACTTGAAGGACGCCACCGTGTGGGCGTACCAGAGCCAGGTGTTGTAGTGCGCCGGGTCCCTGTACTGGGCCGCCAGCGTGGACGCCACATCCTCCACCTTGGCCGCGGGGTAGAAGGCCTTGACCGGGGAGCCGTCAAACATCTTGGTCCCCTCCGCCGGGAGCTCCACCAGGAGGGGGGTGTCGTCGCTCCTCAGCCGGAGGTAGAAGAGGTATATCTTGGGGAGAGCCTCCAGAGACTCCCTGATGAGGCCGGGTATATCGCTGTTGAAGCCCTCCTTCAGCCTCAGAATCATGGAGTCCTCAAGCCTATCCTCCGCCG
This genomic interval carries:
- a CDS encoding tRNA-wybutosine modification methyltransferase TYW3 translates to MGAVDRRVFEARKRVFVERLEREALQERVDGDILPLLRLLNRHPAIYTTSSCSGRIMVAEAVRPSYSKGRGFRPVAKWHHPAPPDLVRAAADQVDNAWLMVRGAILHLAAADAKTAYRLVEVGRETGHKHSGIIAINRGGIFVEILGEERLDIPLKRGGIYVSDLETAVDMANKTLVLAKLRLYWLAARLEAELFGLETPESDEIRRAIRRAANCLG
- a CDS encoding ArsR/SmtB family transcription factor, whose translation is MARAKSATSLSDPRRAELLKLIEENGPLTQGQIAKAMGMTWGQVQWHLYVLERDRKVRRVVKDGVTYYVSANAPVELLE
- the surE gene encoding 5'/3'-nucleotidase SurE, which encodes MILVTNDDGVHSPGLRLLHRFASRLGPVDVVAPESPKSAVGLGITLHKPLRMYEVDLCGFKAYATSGTPSDTIYLATYGLGRSYDLVLSGINLGDNTSLQVILSSGTLGAAFQAALLGIPAVAYSAYVDSWGDVLNDGEALSLMESAVYATAEYVTRRGMPKGVDVISVNFPRRLKKGVKAKLVKAAKLRYAQQVERRVDPRGSAYYWLYGVNLDPEPDTDVYVVLKEGNIAVTPLTLNMNSLDGGGAADLEELRRLLDHVNRSL
- the rpsJ gene encoding 30S ribosomal protein S10, translating into MSLASRRKVRIRLYGTNPTDVDQVAREIVDLAKKMGVQVRGPIPLPTRRLMVTVRRAPSGQGYHTFDHWEMRISKRLIDIEASERVLRRLMTIRVPDTVKIELQLI
- the prf1 gene encoding peptide chain release factor aRF-1, which produces MSFNRPPNGVYYIKTPVEMRAFINLLKKFRGYATTLITLYINSERPIPDVLNLLRSEWSTASNIKDKTTRTHVQDTLERIINNLKGEAKAPENGMAVFAGFHMINQGNYEWVYYVVVPPQPIYTFKYICDTAFHTEILEDQMHAGVVYGIVVVERGEAVIALLKGGQWEVVKTVEFFVPSKHHAGGQSANRFKRQTEHLAETFYKVLAEEVNKIFLQIPTLKGIIVGGPGPTKEDFLEEGGLDYRLKDKVLAVVPACCANEYGVVEAIKNAQEQLKESEYVHAKEVMEKVMYYAVRKSDYMVYGKERALKALEMGMAETIVVAEELGEDAVLEVVMKAEEKGVKVEVVPKGVEESKTLMQAFGGYVALLSTPVWVLEQQIQAEAA
- a CDS encoding AAA family ATPase, with amino-acid sequence MIRRIELYNFKAHAKAVFKLGEGVNFIYGPNGSGKTSLMEAVAVALFGSQWVRRTGGRWADYLRRGAAAGEVKLHLSHMGREVVVVRRFGEGGSSHSGTYLSIDGSTVARGDADVTAAVATKLGIGVEEFRHLLYIRQGELRLILEEPEYIDRVLRLDEFDKVDELVREAYNELKAKRERVGGRAEELERRAPQLRSRIEALSRRLSEAEEALARLEADEARFVEAERRYLALRERYISLSKERESLEKALEDGARAALELERDLEQLERELEEVRKAEEELKSLPEVGDVEGEYHQLRQLLATAERVPPEVRSYDPRALEEARRRYEEAARKHAEVRSRLELLRDVLRVAKMSEGGRCPVCGAPLTREAVQRHELEALGLEKEEERLSRQIEQLQAEIKRLEALDRTYRTYAQYLSVDVQAARRRLAELEALYQRKREVERRRAYLSALVSRRGEAERRLAELRARKAEAERKIAEANGRLAAVEAELKTLEAEVKKAEEEYAVLRARHEEYLRAKSLALELRRQLEEARGELAAVEAELAKARTEAEKLERGLGAARNIRSVLGELKPLARQILTKAINEELNAVFLKLRHKESFKSAHLAEVDGRYVLKVSTPSGPIDHRLLSLGEQNLLALSLRVALARALLGGAPFMMFDEPTEHLDEEHRRKIVELVRDLTSVVPTVVVTSHLGEFEEVADVVIQL
- a CDS encoding DNA repair exonuclease codes for the protein MKLLHISDAHLGRAQYHLPEREEDYFRAFEEALRRGRGADAVLITGDLFDLKRPSTRALVKFVEAVEAAGAPVYLIGGNHDFSYVRYRAEAERCPRPAECLYDTALRLLDRLRLAKLLCWESVDAGGVHIFGACATPRDYAAEYRRALQRMPPGAVLAIHQAVEGVKARYPAEDDEYTMPQEVFQGLPYVHIAAGHIHDHLARHPVGAVWAGSLEVWDVGEFETWDYRGGFEKAQDRAEKGAVLIDVAGRAVSLRAIPIPPGRPLYRVRLYVRERREAYGAAEEAAKLFDKPGAVVRVEVWGTLEEALRPRQMATLFTKALYVDVVDRTAAPQRAVSLRGSAMEELWRLMREKLGQHAEVVLRAMELLREGEKEAAYKLILKALYD
- a CDS encoding helicase HerA domain-containing protein — its product is MRVGYVVAAATPFEFVATLDPERPVSLYDYVAVDHVEYDAAGGDYANVRLLGQIVKLYRDPYSAKRDLPLYSVMREVSDNILEVQIAKVKVLGYVNGGELRQPKHPPRIGAPVYLAENGEIEELFKVENGLCVGRLASRDLEVCLDLNGVKRHVAIIAATGSGKTWFSVVLIEELLKKGAKIVVVDPHGEYVPIKDSIYKLGPYSATVVKVSRHHSGDLMYKIGVLDGEPEALANAAGVPPGAKKIRYAIYLAWSYARKVRKATGKPVGLSFLRMVLHTALRGENALNKLFQQYKIEGDFPMEDLRQIAKKDRHAVFSALTYLKKLQRLGVFSSRSTPLSKMLADITIINLAGVNEEVQDYVVSHIVNRIFQARVRHVRSLKGLKIPWPVVLLVEEAHRFAPPKTLRKTRSYEALSRVASEGRKFGVYLVIVSQRPSKVDPDVISQCQSQVIMRIVNPKDQEAVRESSELLAQEFLENLPGLDVGEAVVLGPLAKLPVVVKVRDRVLDYGGADIDLASAWRRDKTADVVQHWRRLYNAAPPPSVMMAASRLKLLRKWKEGGRVGVLLQDGDREVAVYIEDGRPACTVCGVGKPCHHVYKALEEALEVV